From the genome of Nicotiana sylvestris chromosome 1, ASM39365v2, whole genome shotgun sequence:
attattactaacaaATTATTCTAATAAGTTTTTTACTATGCTTATATTTTGTTATTCTagcattatatatgcttaaatatttttttatttttttaatttataaataatatttatttatgctataggtaagtccataatgtaaattaaaaagggaaaaatcataattttaaaaagtttaaaaataaataaaaagaagataaatatttataatttagagggtaaaataggtatttggcaatctaaaatttggaaaatctagttgagtgaccttctgagtgcaataagcatagttcagtgactttgttgttacaaacgaaagaaaaatgactttaggagataatttgggATAATTGAGTGACCATTTAAGTAATAGACTCGAGTATTGGATTTCGACCCAAACGTTCACATAAATAGGTGGCCACCCCCGCCGCCTTGGAGCAGAGAGCCGCCAGCCAAATCGACTATTTATCCTTTAAATATCTTATCAAATGAAAAAGGAAAGCAAATCCTTCTTTGAAGCAAAACACACGCACAGAATTGGGAAGTGAAAGTATGGTGGTGGTGTTGATGATCTCCTAAAGCACCTTCTTTCTCACGTCAATTCTCTATATACTCTCTCTCACaccttcctttctttctttctctataaATAAACTTTCTCCAAATATTTACACCATTACTTTGTCCTTCTTCTCTATACTAAGCATTTTCCATCACTATATATACTTGTTGTATTATTCCTCCTCCATCAGCTTTTATATAACATCGATTGATATATTATGGGGGATAATAATGTGAACCTACCACCTGGATTTCGATTCTACCCAACAGATGAAGAACTAGTTGTCCATTTTCTCCATCGCAAGGCTGCTCTCTTACCTTGTCATCCTGATGTCATTCCTGATCTTGATCTTTACCCTTATGATCCTTGGGATTTGGATGGTATGCTCTTAATTCCCTACTTTCACTTCTCCAACTCATGTTTAGTGCTACCATATCTGATCTGAAAAAGGAtacacttttatttacttaattatatcttTAATACTCCTTCTTAAATTACACGTAGGCCTTATTCTTTTTCATGGGCTAATCATATCGAAATTCATATAAATAATGAGTTATGGGAAACTTGAACTCCACATGTTCTCTGGTCTAAAAGTTTAAACCGTTAGAAAAAAAAAGCATcatcttatttatttatatttgcttattattatttattttttttgctaCATGATATGTGTACTGGACAGGAAAAGCAATGGCAGAAGGAAACAAATGGTATTTCTATAGTAGGAGAACACAGAGTAGAATCACTGGAAATGGATATTGGAAATCATTAGGACTTGATGAACCAATATTCTCAAGTTCCAGCTGCGACAAAGTTGGCATAAAGAAATACTATGCTTTTTACATTGGTGAGCCACCTGAAGGTGTCAAAACCAATTGGGTAATGCAAGAATTTAGTCTTtctgattcttcttcttcttctggaacTAGTCGTTCTTCTTCTAGAAGAAGAAGCCGTTCCAAAATTGTAAGTATGGAACAAAACATGCTCTCTATTTTTTATTTCTTCTCTCCGTTTGATCATATTTTCTTAgtatattgtttttttttcaggACTATAGTAAATGGGTAATTTGTAGAGTACACGAGCGCAACTGTGATAATGACGACGATGATGGCACAGAGCTTTCATGCTTGGATGAAGTTTTCCTATCACTAGATGATCTTGATGAGATTAGTTTGCCTCATTAATTAGCTATTTCTTAATTGTAATCCACTTAATTAATTAGATCCAATAAGCTAGGATCTAATTAACCTCGATCGGCTTTATTTTAGTTTTCTATTTTAATTGTAGCACTTACCAATTTTAATCCGCTACTTTCATAGTAAATGCAAAACAGTGTGACAATTTAAAATCAATATGCAATGTCCATATGAAATTTTCCCTTATTTCATGTTTATGATTTGTAGGAAAACATTTGAAAACTATTATCATGTAGGCACTAACGAACTTTGGAAAAATGACATTTTATAGTCGGTCTCAAAATAATAGctaatatatatacacacatttgtgtatattatatacttaaaatatataaattttatacacttttgtAGCTATCAAATATACTTAAAAGAGGGGTTGCTCTAATGGTAATCAACCTCCatttccaaccaagaggttgtgagtttgaATCTCCCCaggagcaaggtgggaagttcttggaggaaaggatgtcgggggtctatttggaaacaacctctctatcccagggtaggggtaatgtctgcgtacacactaccttcctCAGGCCCCACTAAGTAagattatactgagttgttgttgtagctatcaaatataaataatttcgaTTGCAAGCTAAAAATGATATATTATGAGAAACGTCTAGGCAAATGTGAGAAGATTAACGGGCTATGTTACTCGGATTCGTTTATGAGTACATGTCGGATTTGGTATCCAATACGGGTATGTCAAGTTTATTTTTCTACTAATTTTAGTAGAAGAACTCGCATTGAATATTCATATCCTTATCACACTCATTTATATggcaaaacaaataaataatatatgTAGCATAAATTAACGGTACTACAATATAAAagttttgaaatcatttttttctgttatgataaatatcacattatggtggatgtctactcttctttcatgatcttcatctcaaatgcttaatgatatattttgtatgttcaatgacatattccatgacatattttcttcacttttataCCTATATAAAtgtcttgtaatagataggaaaatagacacaattgaaaaagaaaatttcttccttctctctatctctatttcttgttcatgttttcatattttactaaatttcttttatttcataacatgttatcagcacgagtctctagccaattgtatatatatctacaaaaaaaaTTCCTACATCCAGAAAAAATGCAATTAGAAGTCATACATATCATCTCATGGTTAGATGTAAAGAGAATCTACATATAGTAAGTAATGAAACGTAAGAAGGTAtgcttatcttatacttgtcattcctttaatatctcatatgcacacaacttcgtactacacctgtattgcataagTACATATTAAcattacatcttttatatcaaatgaatagaatgaaattttcgaagttctatgtgtgaaaatcatagtagcagttaattgttgatatgatgcatgtcatggtaaccaaggatatgttATATAAGTTGTCTTATACATATTtgtgtgttaactatcttcaattTGTCCTGCCGCTTTTAATATTTTCTTtaacttggatgaatatttttttcttttgggtttttGCACttgcatatataaaaaaaagaataaaaaaataaaaaaaaaaattggtcatactgattagaagcgtaaatcatcttgaagaatacaagaaatacttcacatctttatctaggttgattaattacttctttgaaatttggaaaacaaaccagctattgagaaagtatacttcataatttatgatcgtatcatttgaaagcaaacagtgattagtatgactactagaagaggtattttcgaGTGTCCATGATCTACTTGATGCTTGCTATTGACTTACCATTttcaagtattttatatgaatgatgcctAAGCTACAACTAGTAAGTTGTTAtctataatgtcacttttcaggtaatataaatgctgaatttatgtattagtactatatatgtgttgttacctatatgttgtacttttgataaatttattcactaatttcttggttgaattgagtgaaggaaagtcatggcgttaaatcaaattcaataggtagggtataccccgaaaacaacaatatttttgagagaagctcaataaatattatgacaatgattttatgatccatttaaactctaatagaatttagaagaaatattctgactacaaacggttgtaattcatatagatgctacaaataatttATAAAGCTTTACgatgatttgagatttgtacacttatttaagaaaacaaatttgatttgctaagttgcgAATTAGTTGTGTAcaactttcttggcatgtgattgaaattaaggcttgagaatgaatctcaatattgtttagcctattatgccattgattgagggtaagacatcgggatcaagtcctgatgcCCCATAATGATAAgaattgggtttgagtcccaatttattatggcctaacatgcctttatatatgtaagacattgggtttgagtcccactGTACCATATTGAtaatataatgatgactaaagaaaaataatatattttttatgaaaaGTCATAAATATTTgcccacttgatttgctccattcttgaagtgaatatGGTAGCTGGCATAATAAGTCTAAATAGAGACAAGTGGTTGACGAATGAACATTGTTGTGacaaatgaaaaaataataatagtcATCATTATGGTAATTATAAAAAGGGAGAACAATAATGGTTCTCAAAATATATCCTCGAAAAGGTGAGGGTAatgtttaccatcaaattggtatggaaaaataataaaacacatCGCTATGATTATACTCCATTCTtggaagagaatgtgacttgtgataaacATTGAAAATACATACTAATTCATGACGGtgaatgtggcaatatgtgataaaagtaatgaataaagacatgcaatgCATGATTGGATTAATACCaaacaactcacctctaagggaagtttgagtgaaataaagataataaatattattgtgtggttacatgaatatgtcattcgTCGCTTACATGTGATATGCCAAAAATATTTTGCCATGTCTTATAAAAgtttttaaaggcaaaattaaagcaaaaaatgattttgcttatgatgggTTTGACCATGATAATTATGATATGATTTTCTCCATAAAGGAGACACCATATGGATGGTGTGATAAAAGATCTTatagtacaaaattaattaagAACTTCAGAAGAGCTAATTTGTTACTACTCAGATGAAATTGTTCATGATATTGatattgtagtaagtctcaaaagaaactttgagtttcaaatatattagccaaaatggttggcatattgagactataaatgaaattAAGATTGAATATATTTTATATtactataatcataccgggtaaatatgaaaggttacctgATTTATCTTTTATTTGTACTACACAAGTATAAGCATGGTGATAGAATCACaagccacaagtaaactagaggtttactaaaataaatattagtTGGCATCACCGGTTGGCCatcccggttcaattatgatgtgaaaaattaattgagaattacattggcatatattgaagaataaAAGATTCTTAAGAATtttcttgtgctgcttattctcatgatataccagttaaggttgggattgaatcccttggTTTCTAGAAcgaataaaaggtgataaatatatgggcccagtcacctgccatgtggaccgtttactattatataattttaatatatgTATCTATTCTAtagtcacatgtgcatttgttatcaacttgcagtttggcttttgcaagattgcatgctcaaattattagagcacagttTCAAattataaattatgatgatttatcttgataatactagtttaaatccaagttggtttagcagaaattgtatgcctccaattatagctaaatcattggttatgagaacaaaactcccaaaaacgaaatttggtatgagatgtattatttaatatatagCAGTACTTGTACGCACCTAGCCaggttatgaaaatttctctctatcacaatcggttcacggtcaggaaccaaataatttctatatagaaatatggatatgctatatgatttaattatgccaccacaATGCACAGAGATGggttcccaaagaaggttgggaaatgtgttgtgatcccaacattagggagAGAAAATGGACaactgagaaagtgatacgtgaaatgaattattatgaatacatatagatcctcgtacaagaaaatatgaacttgaagttcaagtaataattaatttacaaattattgccagacgcatttgctgacccaaagctaaatgtcatatttcagctgctaatgctcaaaatagaataaagtccatgagggacagagtctatggcacgcatgaagcgtaacagaccaatcggGTCCAAAGATAAAACttcttgaagaaggagaggggcaaatgttcaagatggtcataataaggaagcaagtgctctagaagagcaccacgacataacacttcgtaagacctcatgtgagaggctcaggtacctgaaaataatgagataaagagatctcaataagttatgtctttattgtgtAACAattgaaccgatataaaatgatcgtcgatgatattgttaacataatgtagtgctcaatattattaatattgacgaggatcttgagctcgaatctgtcatgaaatttggacagataaatgattggccaaatcaaaaatacgcaatgaaaattgacttcacttgaaaaatatAAAGTTGGATGGATAGTcccaacacttgaaagtataaattcagttgaggtaaaTGTGCTCTTGTACGAAAAAggtcaagtcgatagacataaagacgacttgtgtcACAAGAATATTTGTAAATATCCTGGCATTGATTATATAGAGACATGATTATGTAGAGACATGTTCTCTTGTGGTGGATGTAGTCATTTAAGattttaatctggcaatacatgaaaaacttgatatgcgtataatggaaatcattgaagaatttaaattgttctgaagcatattaaggtttccaataaatttattaaataaagcttcaaaaatccttatacggattgaaacaatcagggcacatgtggtataatcgcccgagagagtacttgttgaaagaagggtacaagaataattcaatttgtccttgtgtctttataaaaggatatgtatttgaatttgttataatcgccatatatgttgatgattcaaatatcattagaactctcggagagcttcctaaagtagtagactgtttaaagaaagattttgaaatgaaagatcttggaaagacaaaattttgtcttggtctacaaattgagtatataaAAGATGAAGTTTTTGTCCATCAATAAGCATATACTGAAaatattttaaagcgattctatatcaATAAAGCACATctattgagtaccccgatggttgtgagatcactcgatataaataaagattcaTTAAGACTTTATGAAAGTAATGAAGAacttcttggtcctgaagtaccatatcttagtgcaattgatgcactaatgtatcttgctaacactacaaggcatgacataactttttcagttaatgtcttagcaagatatagctccgctcaaggagacattggaatgaaatcaaacacatattgcgttatctaaggaggattaccgatgtgggcttattttatggtaATGATTATAATACCGATCATGTTGGTTATACCGATGTggggtatttatctgacacatACAAGGCTTGATATCAAACATGCTATGTGTTTACATATGAaggcactgccatatcttggcgatcgactaagcaatcaatcatgGCTACTttatctaatcatgctgagatattTGCTATTCATGAAGAAAGTCGAAAATGTatatggttgaggtctataatacatattattcgagacaaatgtggtttgaagtgttacaaactacccacaattttgtTTGGAGACAATACAACATGCAtaacccaattgaagggaggattcataaaaatGAGCTAGGACAAAGCACAtctcaccaaagttatttttcatacatgatcttcaaaagaatagtgatatcaatgtgcaacagattcgttcaagtaaTAGTATAGTtgattgatcacgcccaactatgccttacaAAAAGGGCAcacggacgttgcaaatataatctgagtatttagcgcagagtcgaa
Proteins encoded in this window:
- the LOC104214836 gene encoding NAC domain-containing protein 104, with amino-acid sequence MGDNNVNLPPGFRFYPTDEELVVHFLHRKAALLPCHPDVIPDLDLYPYDPWDLDGKAMAEGNKWYFYSRRTQSRITGNGYWKSLGLDEPIFSSSSCDKVGIKKYYAFYIGEPPEGVKTNWVMQEFSLSDSSSSSGTSRSSSRRRSRSKIDYSKWVICRVHERNCDNDDDDGTELSCLDEVFLSLDDLDEISLPH